Proteins co-encoded in one Cupriavidus metallidurans CH34 genomic window:
- a CDS encoding type IV pilin protein: MGQPCPTVRHGHARTRGLFRDIGFTGDGARPRGSSRGFTLIEVMITVAIIGIIAAIAFPSYQRHVVKGNRAAAEAFVLEAASLQERYLVDNRAYATTLSALGFAALPDSIAPNYQVTLTVTAAPPAYVFTATPINTQLARDTDCGVLTLNNTGDKTAAGVASTSCWK, encoded by the coding sequence ATGGGACAACCCTGCCCCACGGTGCGACATGGTCACGCGCGTACGCGCGGACTGTTTCGGGATATCGGGTTCACTGGGGACGGCGCGCGCCCGCGCGGGTCGTCGCGTGGCTTCACGCTGATCGAAGTCATGATCACGGTCGCCATTATCGGCATCATCGCCGCCATCGCGTTTCCCAGCTACCAACGTCACGTCGTCAAGGGCAACCGCGCCGCGGCCGAGGCATTCGTCCTCGAAGCCGCGAGCCTGCAGGAACGCTACCTGGTCGACAATCGCGCCTACGCCACAACCCTTTCCGCGCTTGGTTTCGCTGCCTTGCCGGATTCGATCGCGCCCAACTACCAGGTCACGCTCACCGTGACGGCCGCGCCTCCGGCCTACGTTTTCACCGCGACCCCCATTAATACCCAGCTTGCCCGGGACACGGACTGCGGCGTGCTGACACTGAACAATACCGGCGACAAGACGGCCGCCGGCGTGGCATCCACCTCCTGCTGGAAATAG
- a CDS encoding GspH/FimT family pseudopilin: protein MPNFSPTLPATQRAAGFTLIELMITVIVLVIVVSMAAPAMSQLISSQRTRNAAADLASALTLTRSEAVNRSATTTMTASGTGGSWTGGWAVAAGTARIRGYGPYDGITITASGGSSLAIGNDGRPTAGTQTFQVAPSTNATSATTVCVQVGGTGRVTTVNGTCT, encoded by the coding sequence ATGCCGAACTTCTCGCCAACCTTGCCTGCGACGCAGCGCGCGGCCGGCTTCACGTTGATCGAGCTGATGATCACCGTGATCGTGCTGGTGATCGTCGTCTCCATGGCCGCGCCGGCCATGAGCCAGTTGATTTCGTCGCAACGCACCCGTAACGCCGCCGCCGATCTGGCCTCCGCCTTGACCCTGACGCGCAGCGAAGCGGTCAATCGCAGTGCCACCACAACGATGACGGCATCCGGCACCGGCGGCTCATGGACCGGTGGCTGGGCCGTGGCGGCGGGCACCGCCCGGATTCGCGGCTATGGCCCGTACGACGGCATCACCATTACCGCAAGCGGCGGAAGCTCGCTGGCCATCGGCAACGATGGCCGCCCCACTGCTGGCACCCAGACATTTCAGGTAGCGCCATCCACCAATGCGACCAGCGCCACGACCGTCTGCGTCCAGGTGGGCGGCACGGGGCGCGTAACCACCGTGAACGGAACCTGCACATGA